In the genome of Fulvivirga maritima, one region contains:
- a CDS encoding M61 family metallopeptidase, which translates to MKKTCILSIALLLYGFTLFANDGYNYTLDLTEVKDDKVYVELVTPDIKDKEITFYLPKMIPGTYAIEDYGRMVSAFKALDKKGRELEVEHPDDNSWVIKKANKLTKITYWIEDTYDTQLEGPDIFQPAGTNIEAGKNFIINSGGYFGYFEGKKDVPFELNVIKPTGFYGATGLVPAKIDNKKDEFKVAGYDELVDSPIMYSKPDTAFVKVGNTDVLVASYSPNQKVTAKEIAASIEEVLMAQQKYLGGTLPVDKYAFIFYFTDQPVMSYGALEHSYSSFYYMPEMTISQMAQQLRDFAAHEFFHIVTPLTIHSHEIAEFDFNDPEMSQHLWMYEGVTEYFAGNMQVKYGLITPEEYLQVLREKMITATQFIDTVAFTTISKGTLDQYEDQYYNVYQKGALIGMALDIQLRELSNGEYGVQNLLADLSKRYGKDKAFDDDELFGVITELTYPEIGEFLNTYVGGSTPLPYEELFNKVGVTFTPEKMVESLSLGLQQSNIAVAPYDGKQYLAIQNAEYLNPQGDSLGFENGDIVIAINGVDAPPLGPELGNFIGQAQESLELDGTLSYTVMRENEAGEFEKKVLAAKIFPIQQAQIYVLEFDENPTDEQLQLQKYWLEPQK; encoded by the coding sequence ATGAAGAAAACTTGTATACTAAGTATAGCTCTTCTGCTATATGGATTTACGCTATTTGCTAATGATGGGTACAACTATACGCTTGATCTTACTGAGGTAAAAGATGATAAAGTGTATGTAGAATTAGTTACTCCAGACATTAAAGACAAAGAAATAACCTTTTACTTGCCAAAAATGATACCTGGTACCTATGCTATAGAAGATTATGGCCGTATGGTATCTGCTTTTAAGGCATTAGATAAAAAAGGAAGAGAATTAGAAGTGGAGCACCCTGATGATAACTCTTGGGTGATCAAGAAAGCGAACAAGCTTACAAAAATTACTTATTGGATTGAAGATACCTATGACACTCAGTTAGAAGGTCCGGATATTTTTCAACCCGCAGGCACTAACATAGAGGCAGGAAAAAATTTCATTATTAACAGTGGTGGTTATTTTGGATACTTTGAAGGTAAAAAGGATGTTCCTTTTGAGCTTAATGTAATAAAGCCTACTGGTTTTTATGGAGCTACCGGACTTGTGCCTGCTAAAATTGATAACAAGAAAGATGAATTTAAAGTAGCTGGCTATGATGAATTAGTAGATTCTCCTATTATGTATAGCAAGCCAGATACGGCTTTTGTGAAAGTAGGTAATACGGATGTTTTGGTAGCGTCTTACTCGCCTAACCAAAAAGTGACAGCCAAAGAAATAGCGGCTAGCATAGAAGAAGTGCTAATGGCGCAGCAGAAATACCTGGGCGGAACTTTACCGGTAGATAAATATGCTTTTATATTTTATTTTACTGATCAGCCCGTAATGTCATATGGTGCGTTGGAGCATTCTTACAGCTCATTCTATTATATGCCTGAGATGACTATCTCTCAGATGGCACAGCAACTTCGTGATTTTGCTGCTCATGAGTTTTTCCACATCGTAACGCCGCTTACTATTCATAGTCATGAAATAGCTGAGTTTGACTTCAATGACCCTGAGATGTCTCAGCATCTTTGGATGTATGAAGGTGTTACTGAATATTTCGCAGGAAATATGCAAGTGAAATATGGCCTGATTACTCCTGAAGAATATTTACAGGTGTTAAGAGAAAAAATGATCACAGCTACACAGTTTATTGATACTGTTGCTTTCACTACCATTAGTAAAGGTACCCTTGATCAATATGAAGATCAGTATTATAACGTTTATCAAAAAGGAGCGCTTATAGGCATGGCTCTTGATATTCAGTTGAGAGAATTATCTAATGGCGAGTATGGAGTTCAGAATTTATTGGCTGACCTTTCAAAAAGATATGGTAAAGATAAGGCCTTTGATGATGATGAGCTTTTTGGTGTAATCACTGAGCTTACTTACCCTGAAATAGGTGAATTTCTTAACACTTATGTAGGTGGTTCTACTCCACTTCCGTATGAGGAATTGTTTAACAAAGTGGGAGTTACTTTTACTCCTGAGAAAATGGTAGAATCACTTAGCTTAGGCTTACAACAAAGCAATATAGCAGTAGCTCCTTATGATGGCAAGCAGTATTTAGCTATACAAAATGCCGAATACTTAAACCCTCAGGGAGATTCTTTAGGTTTTGAAAATGGAGATATTGTAATAGCTATTAATGGGGTTGATGCTCCTCCATTAGGACCTGAATTAGGAAATTTCATAGGTCAGGCACAAGAATCATTAGAGCTTGATGGTACCCTTTCTTATACCGTTATGAGAGAGAATGAAGCTGGAGAGTTTGAGAAAAAAGTGTTGGCCGCTAAAATATTCCCTATTCAGCAGGCTCAGATTTATGTGTTAGAGTTTGATGAAAACCCTACAGATGAGCAATTGCAACTGCAAAAATACTGGCTAGAGCCACAAAAATAA
- a CDS encoding acyl-CoA thioesterase has translation MNFHTRKWVKPEDLNPNGTLFGGSLLRWIDEEAAIYAIIQLENQRCVTKYMSEINFVSSAREGDIIELGMEATKFGRTSLTLTCEVRNKLTRKTILAVDKIVFVGLDEQGHPKPHGKTEISYVKDRLES, from the coding sequence ATGAATTTTCATACAAGAAAATGGGTAAAACCAGAAGACTTGAATCCAAACGGAACTTTATTTGGAGGTAGTCTATTGAGGTGGATTGACGAAGAGGCAGCTATTTACGCAATAATTCAGCTGGAAAATCAGAGATGTGTTACTAAATATATGTCAGAAATCAACTTTGTGAGTTCCGCTCGTGAAGGTGATATTATTGAATTAGGCATGGAAGCTACCAAATTTGGTAGAACATCGCTCACTCTAACTTGCGAAGTGCGTAACAAACTGACAAGAAAGACCATTTTAGCAGTAGATAAGATAGTGTTTGTGGGTCTGGATGAGCAAGGTCACCCAAAACCACATGGAAAAACTGAGATCTCTTATGTTAAGGATCGCCTGGAATCATAA
- a CDS encoding 6-phosphofructokinase, producing MNKKVLVLTGGGDCPGLNAVIRSIAKRAKKEGGWEVWGSIGAFNGILKEPQELVKLSGKRVAGIHVKGGTILKTTSKGDPLQFPIQKEDGTWEIIDRSEELINKIKEMGFEAVISIGGDGSQRISQKLHERGLNVVGVPKTIDNDLSATDLTFGFSTAVQVASDSFDKLVTTAESHHRVMIMEVMGRDAGWIALHTALSGGAEVCLIPEIPYDIEKVVSRLNKRYDKGKGFANIVVAEGAKPISGEVTERESGEVGYENTRLGGIAYQLSAQLKKAGLKADIRETVLGHTQRGGTPIAFDRILATLFGVKAFEMVLNREYGRMAAYIDNEITSVPLLDAIVEYNYIKKESFLVQAAKGIGISFGD from the coding sequence ATGAATAAGAAAGTACTTGTACTCACCGGCGGAGGAGATTGCCCAGGATTAAACGCTGTAATACGTTCTATTGCTAAGCGAGCCAAAAAAGAAGGCGGCTGGGAAGTATGGGGTAGCATAGGTGCTTTTAATGGTATTCTAAAAGAACCACAAGAACTGGTAAAACTAAGTGGAAAAAGAGTAGCAGGTATTCATGTGAAAGGTGGTACTATATTAAAAACTACCAGTAAAGGAGATCCATTACAGTTTCCTATACAAAAGGAAGATGGCACATGGGAGATTATTGATCGTTCAGAAGAACTCATTAACAAAATCAAGGAGATGGGTTTTGAAGCTGTCATAAGCATTGGAGGAGACGGATCTCAAAGAATTTCTCAAAAACTGCATGAAAGAGGTTTAAATGTGGTAGGCGTACCCAAAACTATTGATAACGACCTTTCTGCTACTGACCTTACTTTTGGTTTTAGCACCGCTGTGCAAGTAGCCAGTGACAGTTTTGATAAATTGGTAACTACTGCAGAAAGTCATCATAGAGTAATGATTATGGAGGTAATGGGTAGAGATGCTGGCTGGATAGCACTACACACCGCTCTTTCTGGTGGTGCCGAAGTATGTCTTATTCCTGAAATTCCTTATGATATTGAAAAGGTAGTAAGCAGACTCAATAAAAGATATGACAAAGGTAAGGGCTTTGCCAACATAGTAGTAGCAGAAGGTGCCAAGCCTATTTCAGGAGAGGTAACAGAGAGAGAAAGTGGAGAAGTAGGTTATGAAAATACAAGATTAGGAGGAATTGCCTACCAACTATCTGCACAACTGAAAAAAGCTGGTCTTAAAGCAGATATTCGTGAAACTGTATTAGGACATACGCAGAGAGGTGGTACACCAATAGCTTTCGATAGAATATTGGCTACGCTCTTTGGAGTAAAAGCTTTTGAAATGGTGCTTAACCGAGAATATGGAAGAATGGCCGCTTATATAGATAATGAAATAACTTCTGTACCTTTATTAGATGCCATTGTAGAATATAATTATATTAAAAAAGAATCTTTCTTAGTACAGGCAGCGAAAGGGATAGGTATCTCTTTCGGTGATTAA
- a CDS encoding sensor histidine kinase has protein sequence MRYICLALIFLCLAQGISSAQDVLEIQGLRKKSNLNSYFDYLVDQNNNLDIDEVVSLDSTAWSHMDNKGLRKGIGNQTIWLKLQVVGLVYDPEQLAIEFYDQSIQQIELFEIRESGRTSHSSTGSCIDPNEKSIPGNHNSFMILVDPLQSTDYYFKITSPNSITITATIEDDAQALSKNTNERTYLGLFYGALIILMLYNILLFISTKFNVFLYYAIYILSVSLSTAYTDGFNSLFLFPLVDFCNGYLNVITTSTTLILGLFFMMDFLNIGSWSPKISNFTKWFIGTIAGITFICLITYPPSAFTATAILSLIVLPFMLIIGLLGIKLNIPQAGYFFTACLIFAVFVFLLNLYLLQVFDFGFIPKYAIHIGFISSTLILSYGLGVRIYKIYQTLIREEKNKQMMVEQKNKELEEKVRERTTDIVKKEVNLRSILDNSDNSIWLIDENYKLIDYNTVFAQSWQISYGNTLSRGSNLLELFPNDNNLKKTWKKRFDDILSGQRAVYRDIVNEETDTENRNYFEIYAYPIEERGKITGASFFLKDISERVNAEEQLLAQNDMLKKVNKELDSFVYSASHDLKAPLASVMGLINLVKYETEVENRQAYYEMMSNSISRLNQSIKDIIDFSRNARLDIDYEVVDIKKMLSNIFDDLQYIEGADQIIRCEDIEHGLIIKTDPTRLRVILRNLVSNAIHYGCVESDDKRIEIKVLKNKSDMVELSIRDFGPGIPESYHQRIFDMFYRANESSSGTGLGLYIVKETVDKLSGKIRMNSEEGKGSIFTVEIPYI, from the coding sequence TTGAGGTATATTTGTTTGGCTTTAATATTCTTATGCCTCGCGCAGGGCATAAGTAGTGCTCAGGACGTCCTTGAAATACAAGGCCTGAGGAAAAAAAGTAACTTAAATTCTTATTTTGACTATTTAGTAGACCAGAACAATAATCTGGATATAGATGAAGTAGTGTCTTTAGATTCTACCGCCTGGTCTCACATGGATAATAAAGGCCTGAGAAAAGGAATTGGCAATCAGACCATCTGGCTAAAGCTTCAGGTGGTCGGCCTTGTCTATGATCCGGAGCAACTGGCCATAGAATTTTATGATCAGTCCATTCAGCAGATAGAGCTTTTTGAAATTAGAGAGTCAGGCAGAACCAGTCATTCTTCTACCGGCTCTTGTATTGATCCGAATGAAAAAAGCATCCCGGGAAATCATAATAGTTTTATGATATTAGTAGATCCTTTACAGTCTACTGATTATTATTTTAAAATCACTTCACCCAATAGCATTACTATCACTGCTACAATAGAAGATGATGCACAGGCGCTTTCGAAAAACACCAATGAAAGAACATATTTAGGATTGTTCTACGGTGCATTAATTATTCTAATGCTGTATAACATTTTACTGTTTATCAGCACTAAGTTTAATGTATTCCTTTATTATGCTATATATATCCTGTCGGTATCATTATCTACAGCATACACTGATGGTTTCAATTCACTCTTTCTTTTTCCGCTAGTAGACTTCTGTAACGGCTATTTAAATGTAATAACCACCAGCACCACATTAATATTAGGTCTATTCTTTATGATGGACTTTCTTAATATCGGTTCGTGGTCTCCCAAAATAAGTAATTTCACCAAATGGTTTATTGGCACTATCGCAGGTATTACTTTCATCTGCTTAATTACCTATCCTCCTTCCGCATTTACAGCTACTGCTATACTGTCTTTAATAGTTCTTCCTTTCATGCTAATAATTGGCTTGTTAGGAATCAAGCTTAATATACCTCAGGCCGGATACTTCTTCACTGCTTGTTTAATTTTCGCTGTATTCGTTTTCTTACTTAACCTATATCTTTTACAAGTATTTGATTTCGGGTTTATCCCTAAGTATGCTATTCACATAGGGTTCATAAGCAGTACGCTCATTTTATCATATGGACTCGGCGTAAGAATTTATAAAATCTACCAGACGCTAATCAGAGAAGAGAAGAACAAGCAGATGATGGTAGAGCAAAAAAATAAAGAGCTGGAAGAAAAGGTGCGTGAGCGTACCACTGACATTGTTAAAAAGGAAGTCAACTTACGATCTATTCTTGATAATTCTGATAACTCTATTTGGCTTATTGATGAAAATTATAAGCTTATAGATTACAATACCGTTTTTGCTCAGTCTTGGCAGATTTCATACGGTAATACTTTAAGCAGAGGCAGTAATCTCTTAGAACTCTTCCCGAACGATAATAACTTGAAAAAAACCTGGAAAAAAAGGTTTGATGACATCCTTTCCGGACAAAGAGCAGTTTATAGAGATATCGTAAACGAAGAGACCGATACTGAAAACAGAAACTATTTCGAGATTTATGCTTACCCTATAGAAGAAAGAGGAAAGATTACCGGCGCCTCATTTTTCTTAAAAGACATTAGTGAACGCGTTAATGCTGAGGAGCAACTTTTAGCACAAAACGATATGCTAAAAAAGGTAAACAAAGAACTGGATAGCTTTGTATACAGTGCTTCGCATGATTTAAAAGCTCCGCTGGCCTCTGTTATGGGTCTAATTAATTTAGTTAAATACGAAACGGAGGTTGAAAATAGACAAGCATATTATGAAATGATGTCTAACTCCATTTCCAGGCTTAACCAATCAATAAAAGATATCATTGACTTCAGCAGAAATGCCAGATTGGATATTGATTATGAGGTAGTGGATATCAAAAAAATGCTTTCAAATATTTTTGATGATCTACAATATATTGAAGGAGCTGATCAGATAATAAGATGTGAAGATATTGAACATGGTCTTATCATTAAAACTGATCCCACCAGACTAAGAGTAATATTGAGAAACCTAGTGAGCAATGCAATTCATTATGGCTGTGTAGAAAGCGATGACAAGCGTATTGAAATAAAGGTCCTCAAAAATAAATCTGATATGGTGGAGCTTTCTATCCGTGATTTCGGTCCTGGTATACCTGAGAGCTACCACCAAAGAATATTTGATATGTTTTACAGAGCCAATGAAAGCTCATCAGGAACCGGCCTCGGTCTTTACATTGTTAAAGAAACCGTAGATAAACTAAGCGGAAAAATCAGAATGAACTCTGAAGAAGGTAAAGGATCAATCTTTACGGTGGAAATTCCGTATATCTAA
- the msrA gene encoding peptide-methionine (S)-S-oxide reductase MsrA — MIEEENNLEKATLGAGCFWCVEAVFQNLKGVKKVVSGYTGGKVKNPTYREVCSGLTGHAEVAQITFDPNEISFKDILEVFWKTHDPTTLNKQGADVGTQYRSSVFYHNDEQKAIAEEYKQKLNDAKAFTDPIVTEISPLGVFFEAEDYHQNYFNQNPEQPYCQFVVKPKVDKVKAVFSEKLKA; from the coding sequence ATGATTGAGGAAGAAAATAATTTGGAGAAGGCTACTTTAGGCGCAGGTTGTTTCTGGTGCGTAGAAGCTGTTTTTCAAAATTTAAAAGGTGTTAAAAAAGTGGTTTCTGGTTATACTGGTGGCAAAGTAAAAAACCCAACCTACCGAGAAGTATGCAGCGGACTAACCGGCCATGCCGAGGTAGCTCAAATCACCTTTGACCCTAATGAAATCAGTTTTAAAGATATATTAGAAGTATTTTGGAAAACACACGATCCTACCACACTCAATAAGCAAGGAGCAGACGTAGGCACCCAATATAGATCATCTGTTTTTTATCACAATGATGAGCAGAAAGCCATAGCTGAAGAATACAAACAAAAGCTAAATGATGCAAAGGCTTTCACAGATCCTATAGTTACAGAAATATCTCCATTAGGAGTTTTCTTTGAAGCTGAAGATTATCATCAGAATTATTTTAATCAAAATCCTGAGCAACCTTACTGTCAGTTTGTGGTAAAACCAAAGGTAGATAAAGTAAAGGCTGTTTTTAGTGAAAAGCTTAAAGCCTAA
- a CDS encoding DUF6268 family outer membrane beta-barrel protein produces MAKYFWLMCLMVIKTIILFGQNLEEDNVELEADIIPYRPRIAEITFNNLYDYKMSSTSENMGEAETEIERDTQMKIRLGAPIIMKEKTMFGVQLKYDRHSFLLDYDNGGQDYGLYNHIERQKFTSLGGRFLLRRDLAENKNVTIIAGAELKSDGIKWTNKSAKYYLMGSYEVALNERTKIGGGLALAYTLSAPQIYPFFSYEHKINKNWTLDLYLPKTAALRYKVSNKFYITGSAEVKGWRYAIRNTDVSDEVLTLRKSDIYAGLSLEHEIHDWLWLGFDAGFTFNLRNYLAEPGDRRRDALIELNPQNAPFARFGLFIVPPRRFYK; encoded by the coding sequence ATGGCGAAATATTTTTGGCTAATGTGCCTAATGGTTATCAAAACCATTATACTCTTTGGGCAAAATTTAGAAGAAGATAATGTGGAGTTGGAGGCCGATATTATTCCTTACAGACCACGCATAGCTGAGATTACGTTTAATAATCTGTATGATTATAAAATGAGCTCAACTTCTGAAAATATGGGCGAGGCTGAAACTGAAATTGAGAGAGATACTCAAATGAAAATCAGGCTTGGTGCACCTATTATTATGAAGGAGAAGACCATGTTTGGTGTACAGCTTAAATATGACAGACATAGCTTTTTGCTTGATTATGATAACGGTGGCCAAGATTATGGCTTATACAATCATATAGAAAGACAAAAATTCACCAGTCTGGGCGGCAGATTTTTATTGCGAAGAGATTTAGCCGAAAATAAGAACGTAACCATTATTGCCGGAGCAGAGTTAAAAAGTGATGGTATAAAATGGACTAATAAAAGTGCCAAGTATTACCTGATGGGCTCCTATGAAGTTGCTCTCAATGAGCGCACAAAAATCGGAGGTGGTCTAGCACTGGCCTATACCCTATCTGCGCCTCAGATATATCCTTTCTTTAGTTACGAACATAAGATCAATAAAAATTGGACCCTGGATTTATACCTACCTAAAACAGCGGCGCTCAGGTATAAGGTCAGTAATAAATTTTATATAACAGGCTCTGCCGAAGTAAAGGGTTGGAGATATGCTATCAGAAATACCGACGTATCTGATGAAGTACTTACCCTGAGAAAATCCGATATATATGCCGGGCTAAGTTTGGAGCATGAAATTCATGATTGGCTGTGGTTAGGCTTTGATGCTGGCTTTACATTTAACCTGAGAAACTATCTAGCTGAGCCTGGTGACAGGCGAAGAGATGCCCTGATAGAGCTCAATCCGCAGAACGCACCGTTTGCCAGATTTGGCTTATTTATAGTGCCTCCCAGAAGGTTTTATAAGTGA
- a CDS encoding outer membrane beta-barrel protein, giving the protein MDDNKFDEYIRNKVESYKDTQEDEGALAAFRARMEGVHYVPWYVKYKDFMRIAAAVIIISLLNFGVYSYYHNQDNDELREALASLKENIEENEELKSQINYWQNQANAISVNTDTVYVEREVVKHIPMYAMAQTTVGRNENKILLGTDSEISDELKSFLTRYSLASADAHGNIYLNYRNEENPDHVNRKGAYLPVSQGFHSSMIAMVDLEKEVEEINKNKKHRTSIAMMRELEKHRMNGIGFQFGPEVGFYKLGVDKASGNLGPMGGIEAEFILSPALRIETGARYMLNSYVVDNPEKLGDDLLDYPAADQEIGELTKIRNQSNILAFPIHLKYNLPLSENRYLFVSSGISPMLYLNQNFKYIYAYNYDNGSEDDFTVEIEASKFHDEPAMFLGTIDASLGIEKILENKSHLLVSLFYQHGISTLGNEGRNISMLGLQTALRFRVK; this is encoded by the coding sequence ATGGATGATAACAAGTTTGACGAATATATAAGAAATAAGGTAGAGTCTTATAAAGACACCCAGGAAGATGAGGGTGCTCTGGCTGCTTTTAGGGCCAGGATGGAAGGGGTACATTACGTGCCTTGGTACGTCAAATACAAAGATTTTATGAGAATAGCTGCCGCTGTGATTATTATCTCCTTATTGAACTTTGGAGTTTACTCATATTATCATAATCAGGATAACGATGAGTTGAGAGAGGCTTTGGCCAGCTTAAAAGAAAATATTGAAGAAAACGAAGAGCTAAAATCTCAAATAAACTATTGGCAAAATCAGGCTAATGCCATTTCGGTAAATACAGATACGGTATATGTAGAACGAGAGGTAGTAAAACATATACCTATGTATGCTATGGCTCAAACTACAGTGGGTAGAAATGAAAATAAGATTTTGCTGGGTACTGATAGTGAAATATCAGATGAATTGAAATCATTCTTAACCAGATATTCTTTAGCCAGTGCAGATGCTCACGGAAATATTTACCTGAATTATAGAAATGAAGAGAATCCTGATCATGTAAATAGAAAAGGGGCTTATTTACCTGTTTCTCAAGGTTTTCATTCTTCCATGATAGCTATGGTAGATCTTGAAAAGGAGGTTGAAGAGATCAACAAAAACAAAAAACATAGAACCTCTATAGCTATGATGCGTGAGCTGGAAAAGCATAGGATGAATGGTATAGGATTTCAGTTTGGCCCAGAAGTGGGCTTTTATAAATTGGGAGTTGATAAAGCGTCTGGCAATTTAGGTCCTATGGGTGGAATAGAGGCTGAATTTATTTTAAGTCCGGCATTAAGAATAGAAACCGGAGCCAGATATATGCTCAATAGCTATGTGGTAGATAATCCGGAAAAATTGGGAGATGATTTATTAGACTATCCTGCAGCAGATCAGGAAATAGGCGAGTTGACTAAAATTAGAAATCAATCCAATATTTTAGCCTTCCCTATTCATCTTAAATATAATTTACCACTTTCTGAAAACAGGTATTTGTTTGTATCATCAGGCATATCACCTATGCTATATCTCAATCAGAATTTCAAATACATATATGCCTATAATTATGATAATGGTTCGGAAGATGATTTTACTGTAGAAATAGAAGCATCTAAATTTCATGATGAGCCCGCTATGTTTTTAGGAACTATAGATGCCTCTCTTGGAATAGAAAAAATATTAGAAAATAAATCTCATTTACTCGTATCGTTGTTTTATCAACATGGTATTTCTACCTTGGGAAATGAAGGAAGAAATATTAGCATGCTAGGCTTGCAAACTGCTCTTCGCTTCAGGGTAAAATAA
- a CDS encoding RNA polymerase sigma factor yields MEENKEFHQLLKQCKKGHRQSQDRLYLAFYNYAMSIGLRYSRDREEALEIVNDAFIKVFTNLNKYTAGLSFKGWLRKIVINSAIDYYRRNEKHYHNVDISYARFEYNDYDILGKISEEEIIALIQELPPSYRIVFNLYAIEGFKHDEIAQKLGISAGTSKSNLSVARTKLQAAIKKISNVRKNHG; encoded by the coding sequence GTGGAAGAGAACAAGGAATTTCATCAGCTGCTAAAGCAATGCAAAAAAGGTCATAGGCAATCTCAAGATAGATTGTACCTGGCTTTTTATAACTATGCTATGAGTATAGGCTTACGATATTCTCGTGATCGCGAAGAAGCACTCGAAATAGTTAACGACGCATTTATAAAGGTTTTTACTAACCTAAATAAATACACGGCAGGTCTTTCCTTTAAAGGATGGTTACGAAAAATAGTAATCAATAGCGCCATAGATTATTACAGGAGAAATGAAAAGCATTATCATAATGTAGATATTTCTTATGCTCGCTTTGAATATAATGACTATGATATTCTGGGTAAAATAAGCGAAGAAGAGATAATTGCTCTTATTCAAGAGCTGCCTCCATCCTATAGAATAGTGTTTAACCTGTACGCCATTGAGGGATTTAAGCATGACGAAATAGCGCAGAAGCTCGGAATAAGTGCAGGAACCTCAAAATCTAACCTTTCTGTAGCTCGCACCAAGTTGCAAGCTGCAATCAAGAAAATAAGTAACGTTCGTAAAAATCATGGATGA
- a CDS encoding HD domain-containing protein, with product MRSIIKKSEAYVCKILANTSNDLCFHNINHTKMVVKATQEVCDKLKVDDEIREIVTIAAWFHDTGYLKDYFNHEEESKIIAQDFLEKEQYAPKKLKEVLNCINATKFGHKPTTLAEQIICDADVYHLACNKYFDWLEKLRIEWEKNLNTCLSDKQWYNNNLEFLQKHSFCTEYGKHVLEKRKQKNIYKNIEKMEGDLTRWRNMI from the coding sequence ATGAGATCCATAATTAAAAAATCGGAAGCCTACGTATGTAAAATATTAGCTAACACATCTAATGATTTGTGTTTTCATAATATTAATCATACAAAAATGGTGGTTAAAGCCACTCAGGAGGTATGTGACAAGCTCAAAGTTGATGATGAAATTCGCGAGATAGTCACTATTGCTGCCTGGTTTCATGATACCGGATATTTGAAAGATTATTTTAATCATGAAGAGGAAAGCAAAATTATAGCTCAGGATTTTTTAGAGAAGGAACAGTATGCACCGAAGAAGTTGAAGGAGGTGCTCAATTGCATCAATGCCACCAAATTTGGCCATAAGCCAACAACTTTAGCCGAACAAATTATTTGTGATGCTGATGTTTATCATCTCGCCTGTAACAAATATTTCGATTGGCTGGAAAAACTAAGGATAGAGTGGGAGAAAAATCTCAATACCTGCCTATCAGACAAACAGTGGTATAATAACAATCTGGAATTCCTTCAAAAACATTCATTCTGCACCGAATACGGAAAACATGTACTTGAAAAAAGAAAGCAAAAGAATATTTACAAGAACATTGAAAAAATGGAGGGAGATTTAACAAGATGGCGCAATATGATTTAA
- a CDS encoding ComF family protein, whose product MLNDFISLFFPNYCLACNRGLAKGEKLLCLKCEYNLPKTDSHLHHDNFIASKFYGRAKLLHAVARYKFNKSGKVQRLLHRLKYGDKPELGTLMGSEYGKELREANFSEHYDVIVPVPLHKKKLRRRGYNQSAMFGTGLSESLELPQYENALVRNIYTSTQTKKSRLDRLKNVKTIFGYNKEVSLSGLSVLLVDDVITTGATLEACIEALTEAGATSIGVAAIASAK is encoded by the coding sequence ATGCTAAATGATTTCATATCATTGTTCTTCCCTAACTACTGCCTGGCCTGCAATCGTGGGCTGGCCAAAGGAGAAAAATTGCTTTGTTTAAAATGTGAATATAATCTGCCAAAAACTGATTCTCATTTACACCATGATAATTTCATAGCCTCCAAATTTTACGGCAGGGCGAAACTATTACATGCTGTTGCCAGATATAAGTTTAATAAAAGTGGAAAAGTTCAAAGATTACTGCACCGATTGAAATATGGCGATAAACCGGAATTAGGAACTTTAATGGGTAGCGAATATGGTAAAGAATTAAGAGAAGCTAATTTTTCTGAGCATTATGATGTAATAGTGCCAGTACCTCTTCATAAGAAGAAGTTACGCCGGCGAGGCTATAATCAGAGTGCTATGTTTGGTACGGGTCTGTCAGAATCACTGGAACTACCTCAGTATGAAAATGCCTTGGTAAGAAATATCTATACTTCTACTCAGACTAAGAAATCTCGTCTGGACCGATTGAAGAATGTAAAAACCATTTTTGGCTATAATAAAGAGGTCTCATTGAGCGGTTTAAGCGTGCTTTTGGTAGATGATGTGATCACCACTGGAGCCACGCTAGAAGCTTGCATAGAAGCGCTTACAGAGGCAGGAGCGACATCTATTGGCGTGGCTGCTATTGCTTCAGCAAAATAG